The genomic interval GCCTCGACTTCGGTGAGATATTGTCCATTTTGACTCGCTAGCTGGCCTTACAATTTTGTCCTATAAAAAGCATCTTGTCAAATGGAGAACCAATTTTATAAACACAAGATCTCTTAGTACGCGTCTAGTAAAGTATAGTGGCACTTAACAATTTAACTTGTATAATGATCAGGGGAAGTTATCTCATCCTTCAGACGAGATTGAGCTGCAACTGCTGCAGAAAATATTTGGAATTAGGTAATGAGAACTGTGGTTTGCAACTTGCACTCACATCATCTTATGATAGTTGCTACTAGCTGGTGTTTTTCTTCAAAATTTGCAGCCTTTTGTATATTTAATTTGCTCTGTTTTGTCTCTCTTGATCTTCTGCTCATCCACCTTAATATTATTTATTGGAGTTGACAAAAGTTCAGTTGGGATGGTTCACAATCAACTCTAGTTGAGGAGTCAATTAGCCAACAATTAATAATCCATCCGCTGCatgagggggaaaaaaaaaatactgaacTGCTGTTGTTGTCTACCGGATAAGACTTCACCTCCTTAGATAATGAATGAATGCTTgaagattttatggttttttttttttgtactgaCCTAATAACTACGTGCATGTGCCTTGCATGGTCTAAATTCATTATTCAAGTTTTAGATGGGCATTGGCTCTTAGGCAATGTGTTAGGAATACGAAAGCCTGAGGGGCTGCCACTTGATTTCTAACAGTGTTTGGGGGCATGGAAGGATTTGGATTTACCTCTAGCCCATTGTGTGTTGGCTCTAAATTGCTCGTTTATTATAATCGATTGTAATAGTAAATTTTAGTTTGTATTTGGGGGCAAGGATTTCATGTTTTgggtttgaaaatttttgaatttagaCAAAGCTGAATACAACTTTTTATTGTGTTGTATCTAAATAGATACAAAACAAAGTCTTAAGATTCAAATGTCGAACTCTCAAACATAAAGTAAGATAGATTATTATATTTGAGAGTACAGGTCTCAGAACTTGGGTTTGGAtagattttaatataattttatattatatcttattcaaatttctacaaatctaaattcaaaaccTTTTCCGAATTTATGCATATGATGATGAATTTTTATGCAATCAGTTTATATTTCAGAGAAATAAAAAGTAGATGCACAAAAGGGAACTTCCTATAAAATAGATGTGAAGATTGTTAAAAATTTCTGGTCCTGTCTCAACTCCAATGTCATATGGTGTGATTGGGTAAGCAATTTCCTCATTTGGGGGTTTTCCTGAGCCCAAAGAAAGTGGAGAAGAGGGAAGTTTCCTCTTGTGCCAAACCACACCTCACTTGCAAATTTCCTCATTTTGTCATTTTGTATGTTTTGCTTTCACAAGTTCCCAATGCCTTTGCAAAtggggaatttaaaatttatttaccCCGTTTTGGAAGTTCAAATTAGAGCATGTATTTCATGTTGCacccttaattttatttttatgaattcgATAAAGTGTAACTTTGtactacattttatttaaatttatacaaatttaaattcaaaatttaggtTTGTAATATACAATTATAATCAATACATTAAATGGCGTTTATACagatatatattaaattttgtttacatttacataaatttaaaaccTAAAATCTAGATTCATGTTCTTCAACAATATTTACAATCGTCACTTTATTGCTTGAGCCTTTTTTTGTGAATCTTGGAATTAGAGGTTCATATTTAGTTGACGGTTCTTATTCTTTTTTcctttacttttaaaaaaaaattataaagtatATCCCGTGCAAGAAAGTTATCGCAAGACTTTTCTCTCGgtgattttccctttttttcttgTCTTCCTCAACcaagtaaaaaaaaagaaaaagaagattcCCCATAAGCTTTGTCATATCTTTAACTAAAGATAATCACTGAAAGTAGAAAGATGCATAGCCTAAAGGTTGCATTGCAGGACCATGATTAAAGAAACTTGTTGACAACTCTTGATCCCCTTTTTAATGGAGATTAGTGGGGTGCCCTCATTACCAAAATTTGGATCATTCTCCAAACGACAATAATagttataattattataatataactaCACAATTAAGAAGAAAGAAGGTGGTGTAATATACAACATTCCATCTCTTTTAAAATATAATGGATAAcaatgttgtttttttttttttttttttaaatattgggTGATTTATACTTTAGGGATCTTGAAACTTATctctaattttttgtttttattttttatgatccGGGGACTCCAACCACCATTGCGTCACATTGAGCACCCTAATGCAGTACCAAACCCGGAGATGTTTAGCAAACCCTACCACCAAAATATACTGTTAATATCTTGAGTATGATATCAGGAGAGGGGTAGCGAGCTCGAACCCTCGCCATGTGGTAGAGAAGGCCCTCACCTTACCACCTGAGCAATCCCAAGGGGATTGGAAACTTCTCTTTATTGCCAACAAGGGTCCAAAGTTTCCTTCATTAGCTTTTGTGTGCATGCCATATtagattattttttaattattgtaaatgCAGCCCTCAAATTGTTTCTAATCAATGTTTGTAACCCAACAAGATAgctctaaaaaagaaaaaagaaaaaaagggtttTAGCCCTCATCAGTTGAAAATTTCTGCATAGGCGGCACTGTTCATATTCATAATACAATGGGCAATTCAACAACCAAATGTATGAGGGTCAAACCTTTTTTGTAGGGTTTTTGGCATGtgtctattttttttctttcaatttacAAAAAAGAATCATCTAAGGGGGAGTCTTCAGTCAATTTTGAATTGGAACCTTTTTCCTAGTCAAATTTTGAAACAATTATttgatgttttttatttttttttgaattttcatctATTTTGAAGTTCTCTTAGTAGGGAAATTTCATTTGTTGGTGTTATTTTTATTGTTTCTATTTTTTAACTTCTATTCTTTTTTacattttccaagattaaaatttcttaattttaattttatattatcaaaataccccaaaaataaatgcaatattTTGTCCCATGTTacctattttcattttttttgggcaaaaataatactattttttttttagctaAAATGCTAAAATTTTCAACATACCCCCTCCTAAATTTTTGAACAATTTTGCTTAGTTACATTGAAattaataatacaaaattatttacGGACAAATCACACATCTAAACTAAGTAGGATGTTAATTAGGCCATGATGCTGAATTGATATTAGGCTTTTAAATCAATGAGAGCTAAAAAAACAATCATATCAGCAATAACACTTTTTGTGCATGTGGCAATCAACATTTCTTTTTGGCAAAGTGTGAGAGCTGTGGTAGGTTGAatccatatttcatcatttttttttttattatataaactttctatttcttttataaaaaatGGCATTAACCTAATTAGGGATTGTAGGGAACATGCAAATGCAAGCCAGCATGGGCATGTTTATGAAGAGTCAAAACTGGTGACCCATATCTTTTTGAAGGGGATGGTGACCTAAATTTCCACATGATCAATTGATCACGGCCGTTCATTCTGCCAAGCAGGGGTGATCATTTGAAAGCTGCAACATGTAAAGTCAATGGTAGGAAGGAAGATGGAAGAACTCATTGGCCATTGGGTTTGAAAAGGCAAATGGGGAAGAGGGTCCCTTTGGATTTTGTAAAGGTGTGCACCAAAAATAGAGGGAAAAATAGATTTGTAGTTTGGGATTTGTTTGAAAGATGGAGGTGCACCAAATTGTCATTTTCACAAGGTGATATATCTCAACATAACTACCTAAGAGCGTTAAGGACAATTCTAAGATTAGACAAGCTTTGaatcaaaccaaaccaaaccaaacctaTCTCAACCCGTATGCATGTGGAAAAATCTAGGATACTAATTTGGGAGTGTTTCACATGTACTCTATTCTAAGTCATTGAATTTAACATTAACAGATATTAAGAGCAATGTCAAGAAGGGATATACGATAAAAGTTTTCTTAGAAAGTTAGAATTATGTATGATAGAAAGATTTATATATTTGACTAAAGTCTCAGTTGTATTAGCCTGATATTTAGGATAGATAATAAACTTGTTTTTATATCATCTTGTGATTCTTCCTTGTGTCATTATCTTTGCATCAAGGTCTTAGACAAAATACAAAATAGTATGCTAGGGTTTTAGCGGTAGGAGGTCATGGGGCGGGGGGAATCTGCTATGGTATGCCACATCATGCCTAtacttttataaataaaaaaaatataaattaaaaaataatacataTTCAGATATCATATACCAAGCATTTGAAataatcaaattttaaatttagtaACTAGTCAAATCTATTTCAAAATTggtttataaaatcatatttggatTAAGTGTTTATCACTTAACACTTGATTTTACCAAATACCCCTAAGACGATCtcaagctaaaaaaaaaaaaaatcctatgaaATATGTTAGTAATTCCTTTTGATTTCTTTTTCCTGTATCTTTGCTACTCTCTTTCTCTTGATCTTATTAAACAAAAGAACATGGAGAGAGAGTATTTTCTTCTCTTCAAGCATACAATCACCAAGTTTTGTTAGGCAAAAATGAAATTCAACTTATCCTCTTATCTATacatataataaatattttttttttgaatggtcATAGAGTACCAAACATGGTCTTTACTCTAAAATCTTGCAAACAACAATCATTATACactaaattatgtttttttcttAGATAAGCTCAaaattttgccaaaaaaaaaaagggtttgatTCATTTATTAACACATAAAAAAgtgaataattattttttaatcaattgAGTTATGAGTCTAGTTTTAGGATGCTTAGTCAAAGTTTTTGAACTATTTGCTCTGTGTTACTTAtcttttagaaaataattttaaaaacaatcaTGACTTGTGCATACAAATCTTTTAAACGAACAATTACCTACTTAAAACACAATAACTATTTTTAGaccattttaaaatttatttgatgtTAAAAATGTTAAAACATCACATTCGAAATGAGTAGTGAAGCCTATCATGGCAAGTCTATATGAACATCTCTTGTAAATAATTAAGACAAATACTTTATAGAGAGGTATAAAGaacaatttttgatttttttgtttttgagatTATAGTATTTACTAATGCAAACTAGTTAGATTCGTGGGTAATAGTAGAAATCAAAGCAATTTAAAGGGTCCAAAATGAATTAGGCATAAGATTTATGGcgataattaaaattattttaaggcAATGCTAGAGGACATATTTTTATTTGCAATTAAGATATGGTGATAGGTATggagtattttattattattataattattggGTGCCCCATTTAAGGGCCTTtccccttttaaaaatattttttacaagggaccatttatttttaaaatattttgttgTAGGGTCTAATTGTAATCTAGAAGATAATTTATACATTTTGAAGGGTATTAAGACTAAGTTTAATGTTTTTTTAGTGCAGTATAAAGTTTTCGGTCGTGAAAGCAAACTCTCGATTGAAATGATTTTGTGGCAATGCCACTTAATGCAAGTTATTAATTTAGCCTATTATCAATGGAAAAATTTAAGATTATGTTTAGTTTACAGGATTTGCATtgctaagaataaaataaaataaattcagaATGAAATAGAAATTATATGCAATAATTTATGTGCAAAATTTGgtattattttattcaatatgaaataaaacaaaattaaatattttcatatttaaattaaaaaatagtattaTTCGTTGTTTATCGACTCTATTCTATTCAGTAGATTaactaaaaaatgatgaaaaaactTTTTTTGATTGCTCTTATAAAAGAGCATGAGACACAAACGTtcgttaaaaataattttttaataatccCACTAACActacaataatttattttatattatataattatatttataatttagtatATGACTTCCCAATAATATAAAGGGATAGGAATGGAGCATTAAACTATTATTAAGAATTATTGGGGTGCCCCAATCAAGGGTccctttctttttaataattttacaaAGGACCCCTTTCCTTTTAAAAGAATTTCTTCTATGCCCTTGcatttttacttttttaattAATGGCATCATACGGTTTCATTAGGAGGAGGAGCGTGCGAGGAGCCACTTTGGAATTTGCTCTATGAAAATCCGGTTCGGAGTGGGTCCCATAGCGGGCCCTTTTGGACCGACCAGTGGCTGGCTTTGTGCGAAGTTCGACCGACCACTTCCCTTGGTCGGTTCCCGGTCAACACAAACACCCCAATACACAAAGTACATATACCTACATACCATCATGGTTTGGTGAAATTACCCTGGTGCCCTTTAAAAAGTCTTGTGTTCCCATTATTACGAATCAACAAATTTATTGTATTTCAACTTTTAACCTTGCAAGTGAGCTCAAATTTAGTGTTTAGACTGTTTAATGATGTCATATTTCATAGGAAGGGATTAGACAGTCGAATTAGTTAAAAATCAAATGAAAACACGTAACTTGATAAATTCGGTATCATTCCATTTTTAcctataaaatatataaaaattcttGATACATTTCAAGAATGATTAAACTTGTATACATCAATTTAATCTAATTTACTAAAGTATATAACAAGCTTGGACTCACCAATAAGCTAATTTGACAAATAATTTTACGTCCACAAGTAAAATCTGGCTCTTTATATTATTTTGCAACAAATTTACAAAGAATACAAAATTAtagcatttaaatattaaatGGTCAAACACACTTAAAGACAAATGTTATACAAGGtagtatatatgtaaaatgtaaATTTCTAGATAAATCAAGGAGGATATTTTGGTCATTATACCAAAAGGGCATGGGCAAGGATATCCAATCACAATTGCTTAACAaataagcaataaaaaaaaatggcatgccTAGAGTTCCCATGTAAGAGATAACAACAATACAATCGTTTTCAGAATTCAGCCAAAAACAAAGGGCCCCAAACCCCCCCATATATGAGTGCTGGTCAGCATCAGCCTGCTTCCTTCTCAGCCTTATTTCAAATTTGTTTGAAGCGGAGGCCACCCACTGAACCCAAAATAATGCCAAGCAAAGAAGAATCAATGGTTGTTGGGGAATGAAGAATTCCTTTTCTCTGTAGTTGGGATTGTTTTTCCATCCCCCCAAACAAACCTCAAGGGAAGCTGGTAAATTACTTTCCTTCCCAGAGTTAGAAATTGAGTTCCCTGTCTTGAAAGGAAGAGAACCCACTTCAATCCTCATCTCCTACTGTTCCTGCCTCTGGTTTTCCTTTGAAGATGGTTCAGAGAACGGTATCCAGCAAGCATGGAATCCAAGCAGATGGTGTTAAACCCGAGAAGCGGTCAGCGAGCCTGAAACCATCTTTGCAGAACCAGGATGGCAAGAACAAAGGAAGCAATGagttgaagaagaaaatgaagaaatcaaGATCAATGAAGCTTTCAGATTTTGAGAGCTTAAAAGCATCACCTTTGAGAAGGGAAGTGCCACAGCTTGGAGAGCCGCCGCCGCCGCCACCGCCGCCGCCACGGGGTGTTCCAACCGCTGCAGCAATCCAACAGAAACAACATGGGAACACCAGTGCAGCTGCAACCCCACAGAAGCAATCTCTGATCAGAAATTCAGATGGGTCACCCAATTATATGAAGTCCACAAGCAGTTCTGATGCAAGGAAGGAGCGCTCACCGGTGAGTAACCGAAATACACCAACTAGCTCAGATAAGAAGTATTGGAGTCGAAGGTATTCAAATTGTTCAACACCTGGCTCTGGGTTGGGTGACAAACCAGTAAGAACATTAACAAAGACATCTAGCTTGGAACGGGTCAGGACCTTAACAAAAACTCCCAGCTTTAAGCCGGCGAGAACCTTTGCAAAGAAATGCTCCAAAGTAGCTCTTCGTGCAGATATAAAACATGCACAGAAGGCAACTTGCTCTTCAACCCAGAAGGATTTAAAGTTTCCGGCTTATCTCATGCTTAATCCTGGGGGAACAGAGTCCGTAGGAACTTCAGCTATGAAGGTTTGCCCTTATACCTACTGTTCTCTTAACGGTCACCATCATACTCCTTTGCCTCCATTAAAGTGCTTCATGTCGGCAAGGAGACGGCAGTTGAAAACCCAGAAGGGTATGAAACTGGGAGCTCTATCCCCACGTAGAGGAAAGCCAATGAGTGACACAACAGAAGAAGACACCATTGAGCAGATGATCTTTGATGATAAACCGGCTGTTGGAGAAGGGGATTTGGGTAACTCTGCAGTCCCTCCTATAATACAAGAAGTAGGCATGGATTTCTTTATTGAAATTTATGCCAAGAAGACAGAAGACAATGCTGGAAATATTGGAGAAGGCACACAGGAAGGAGATGAGGAAATCATTGATTTTTCTGGAGAGCTTGAAGATCTCAATGACACGATGTCTTCAGATGAGTCATCACATTATGAAATTGATTGTGATGACACTCTAGACCAAAGCAGAGGTATCTCCTTCATAGACATGGGCAATGCAGTCTTTGCTAAAGAAGATTGTAAGTTCGAGGCGGCAGTTGAAGACTTTCCATCTTTCCTGCCTCAAGATGAAAGAGCTCCAGAATGCATTGTTGATGGATGTGAATCTGTGTCTGAAACTGCAGATATGGATTGGGAGAGCAGACAACTTTCCGTGTgtctcaataataaagatgatgatTCAATGCAGTGTGATGATGAAACagatttgaaaagtgggtatctTTTAGAAACTGAGAATTCTAATTTGAATGATAAGCCCGTCTTCAAACCAGATGATGCTGCCAGGAAGTTTTTTGAGGACATTCCAACTGAAATACAGGAAGAGCTTGTGGAGGAAGAAAGTGCAAGCTTTGATGAGGTTGATGACTATGATTCTGTATCCAGTAGCATCCACCAGAATTTGGGGATTAAGGTGTCCAGCCAAGTCTCCAGCAGTGGAGAACAAGACCGGCATTTCTCAGATGAAAATGCATTTGAAGAATTAAATAATGAGATCCCCCAAACAGAGTCTCCATTCAATTATGATGCAATTATTTGCACCGACTTACCAGAGGAAGCTTTGATGGATCCACAGGAGAAGCAATTACTTCAAGATGATGATGGAACTGCATTGCTTTGGAATCAACTCTCTTGCAGTCAGGATGAAACAAATGAGGGTAAGAATGAAAGCAATGTCATTGTTGGAGCTTTTGAGTCTGATGCCATTACTGAGGGAACTAGGATAAATGAAGAGGTTCTGGATGGAAGCCTACTTCCTGTGACTGAGGATACAGAAACTGATAAGTCAATGGCTGTAAGCAGTCTTGGCTGGGAGCAGGAACACCCCAATGCTGAACAGGTGaaggaaaataaagagcaagatgACGACACCAAATCACAAGATGGAAGACAAATCCACCAACAAATCGAAGTTAACCAGCATGATGCGATCATCAAAGAAAGTCTGTCAAGTGAAAATTCTGCTCACAACAGGCTTCCTGCTGAAACCCAAGATGACTTTTCTGAGGAGCAATTAAAAGGCAGTACATTTGTTGAAGACTTAAATGCTTCAGACAAAGATCGAAATGAAGTGGAGAAGTTCAAAATCTCAAGTACCATGGAATCTGACGAGCACAGTATTTCAGGGATGAACCAATCCAGTTCCACTGGATGCACCACTGGAGATTTTGACAGCATGGAAGAGCAAGATACCCAGTTGGATGCTACAAATGCATTCCTCGAAGCAGGCATGAAAAGATCATTCTTCCACACAGGAAGCAATTCCAACCAAGAACTGCCCAGCACTcgcaagaatttaaatataagaaaaaaatgcAAGAGATCGATCAAGGAAGAGGAGGAATTAAGAAAATTCAATCCAAGAGAACCAAATTATCTGCCTTTGGAGCCTGGCCCAGAAGCAGAGAAGGTTGATCTCAAGCATCAAGAGATGGATGATAGGAAAAATGCAGAGGAATGGATGCTTGATTATGCACTCCAGAAAACTGTCACCAAACTCGCTCCAGCTCGGAAGAGGAGAGTGGCATTGCTTGTTGAAGCTTATGAGATGGTCATGCCAACATCCAAAATTGAAACTCGTCTGAGGCAATCATCAGAAGCTTTTGCTCATGGACGACCCATTCAAGCTTGTAGCTAATGCTGGTTACCAACGTAAATTCAATAACTCTATTTTGCAAAGTTCCTGTTCCCTTTATTTCTTCTTCATTTCCCTTTTCCTTGTAACTGCTTGATCTCTATCAGAAGCTTAAACATTAAAAACTGAAACTAATTGATATCTTACAAATCAGATCATTCTTTTTCATATTGTTGTGCAGATCATGATCAGTAGTGTGCAGCTTAGGCATGATATAACCCTATATGCTGTTGAACTAGAAGCAATTCATATAGTTAAGGTGAGGCTAATTTCATGAAGTAAACTACAGGTTCAGCAGAACAACTGACCTGTTTTCCACCTCTCATTCAGGACTAGAGGAGACAACGCATCTGGGTGATGGTTTCATGGAGATTGAACTGTAAATACAGCGTTTCAGATTGTCCTAAGCTATGTGGGTCAAGAGCAGCATAAGAGGTGTTCACATCTTTATGTTCTATCAATAAAATTGTGTTGTAAAAGTTCGTTTTCTTCAATGTGTGTCTATGTAGTACATTCATTAAGGATATTTCTGCCAGAGTACTTATATTTTGTTGCAGTTAATGTTTAATTGATATTGTTTTCAACTTTTTTCTAGTAAGGATTAATTCCAGTTCCATTCGCATTGTTGGAATCCCTAGATTCATTTCTATAATCACATGTCCAATCATCAATGAAGTTACACGTTTTGTAATGCAAAACAAAATGCAAGAGAAAAAAATAGATGTGCTCCCTGCAACAGAATGAAAATTCTTTTACGATGTTATGATAGGAAATGCTATTCCAAATTATCAGGAAGCCTAACATATAGAAACATTAATTATGTCTCTTGCAGATCCAATAATGAGAAAGGGTATACCATGGGAGATAAAAATCCATACATGAATATGAAAAGGAACAAATAACCTGATGTAGGACGACAACAGAAACTTAGAAatagagagagatggagagaaatATGGGAGAGTATAAAGATGAAGAGGAAGAGAataagtgagagagagagagagagaggaaactgTCTGCAATCTGATTTCAAATGATAACTGTCCCATACGTTACAGAGTACTCATATTTACAATTATAAGAAATATCGGCAAAGAACCCCAACTACAACAAGAAATTATACAATAACCCTAAAGTACTTCAAATACACAAAACATactaatacaataaaaatatcgGAAGTTCCTCATTGGTGATTCTCCATCATAACCATGGTTAGATCATGTTTTACCAAAAAAATTAAGCTGTTACACTCTGCCACATGCAGCTCCGCGCAGGCAGGCAATAAATCACACCAATTACAgggaataagatatatatatatatatatatatatatatagagagagagagagagagagagagagagagagagagagagagagagagagggagagagaagaagaagaagaagatatttcattaaaaagaaaaaatgtacaaaaaagaataagaaatcctTCTGACAAGAAAAGAgcacaaaatttatttatttatttattgatttagatttaaaaaaaaaaacactatatGCAAAATAACACAGCTTGCTAATCTTGTTGTATGTCCAAGAAGCACACCTCTTTAAAACAGAACCCAGTACCCCTGGTGACCATAGCTTGTTAGATCACCACTGTTTTCAGGTAGTAGGCCAGCAATGCACATCAACCCTTGACCATTGTACCTCATGCTAACTAAATGACTCAGACTTTAAACCCAAGGAATGCAGGAGCAATCCAGCCTTATCGCAGTCCATATCCTTCATATCATAACACGGTTCCTTACCCCCCAGGGTACAAAACAATAAACATTCATTAAGCCTCCCTGTTCAATGACcaattctcaaatttttttttttatactctctTTCCTGTTAATTTGATTTTCTCAAAATCTAATCCACAAATTTGCAAGTCATTTTCTGGTTTCTGCATCTACTTTCAAAATTGTAAAAGTGTCTCATAAACAGATAATAGCATCTCAAAACATTTTTAGCAAATGAAGGTTGTCTCATCAGTCATCAGTTTCATCCTAAAAATTCtcgtttatttatttcaaaagagagagagagtacagaAAGATTGTCTATTAAGATACATAGAGTATACTATAAAATCAATTACAATGAGAATTTCAAGCCTGCTTTTtcccaaaatgatatttaaaaaagACACCAACATTTATCAtgaataataaattatatttctCTTCAATAGAATTGAATCCTATAAAAGTTAGCATCACATTTAGAATAGGTCTTCTTTTTGTAAATTATAAACAGAAGCTATGACACCATCTATTGGTCTCTCAATAAATGCACTCCCACTGCAGGAGACTCACGAAGAAGTGTTTGAAGCTCTCCAAAGTAATTTCCCAGAAGCCCACTGTCTGAACTTTGATCTTTCAAACCTACCATATGGGAGTCACCTTCAGAACTCTCTCTCTTTTCCACCAATTTCTTTAAAACAATATCATCATGAAACAACTTTAAAGCATCAGTTGTTGAAAGAGCATGCACAGACTCATACAAGCGATTAAACTTTTCACGCTTTCCATGTGTTTCCACCAACTTGTCTTTCAATTCATCCGGAAGGC from Malania oleifera isolate guangnan ecotype guangnan chromosome 9, ASM2987363v1, whole genome shotgun sequence carries:
- the LOC131164020 gene encoding calmodulin binding protein PICBP — translated: MVQRTVSSKHGIQADGVKPEKRSASLKPSLQNQDGKNKGSNELKKKMKKSRSMKLSDFESLKASPLRREVPQLGEPPPPPPPPPRGVPTAAAIQQKQHGNTSAAATPQKQSLIRNSDGSPNYMKSTSSSDARKERSPVSNRNTPTSSDKKYWSRRYSNCSTPGSGLGDKPVRTLTKTSSLERVRTLTKTPSFKPARTFAKKCSKVALRADIKHAQKATCSSTQKDLKFPAYLMLNPGGTESVGTSAMKVCPYTYCSLNGHHHTPLPPLKCFMSARRRQLKTQKGMKLGALSPRRGKPMSDTTEEDTIEQMIFDDKPAVGEGDLGNSAVPPIIQEVGMDFFIEIYAKKTEDNAGNIGEGTQEGDEEIIDFSGELEDLNDTMSSDESSHYEIDCDDTLDQSRGISFIDMGNAVFAKEDCKFEAAVEDFPSFLPQDERAPECIVDGCESVSETADMDWESRQLSVCLNNKDDDSMQCDDETDLKSGYLLETENSNLNDKPVFKPDDAARKFFEDIPTEIQEELVEEESASFDEVDDYDSVSSSIHQNLGIKVSSQVSSSGEQDRHFSDENAFEELNNEIPQTESPFNYDAIICTDLPEEALMDPQEKQLLQDDDGTALLWNQLSCSQDETNEGKNESNVIVGAFESDAITEGTRINEEVLDGSLLPVTEDTETDKSMAVSSLGWEQEHPNAEQVKENKEQDDDTKSQDGRQIHQQIEVNQHDAIIKESLSSENSAHNRLPAETQDDFSEEQLKGSTFVEDLNASDKDRNEVEKFKISSTMESDEHSISGMNQSSSTGCTTGDFDSMEEQDTQLDATNAFLEAGMKRSFFHTGSNSNQELPSTRKNLNIRKKCKRSIKEEEELRKFNPREPNYLPLEPGPEAEKVDLKHQEMDDRKNAEEWMLDYALQKTVTKLAPARKRRVALLVEAYEMVMPTSKIETRLRQSSEAFAHGRPIQACS